The segment ATAGGCGGAGTTCAGGAGTCCGTCGAGAAGCTCCAGGACTTCCCCGGATTTCGTCTCCGGCACGAGGGTGACATTAAGGATCGCCTTCCCCTTTCCCGTTCCCGGATCCACGTTGGTAAGGAAAGAAAGGTTGTCGATACTGTTCGCCAGGGAGCCGACCCCCGGGAAAGGGAATATGCGCCCGAGTTCCTCCTTGCCCCTGGCAGTGATAGTCCTGCCCGTTCTCCCATTTCCCTCTGTGAAACCTGCCTCGTCAAGGATCTTTAAATAATGCCTCACCCTGCGGTCCGACATGGCGATTCCCAGATGGCCGAGTTTTCCCGCCATCTCCCCTGAATCCATCCGCTTCTGTCCGTCATTCAGCAGATTGAGGATGGCAAACATTTTCTTGTGCATTGGAATCACCTTTTGTGCTCTCCGGGCCCGGGGCTGGACTGCATTTTTCCCTATCTCCTGCCCCGGGCCGTCCCCTCGAAGACGCCTCGGTATTTCTCTTCGGGATCAGACTACGCCGTAAGCCAGCATGGCGTTGGCAACTTTAAGAAATCCGGCGATATTTGCGCCGGCGGAGTAGTCGCCTTTTCTTCCGTATTCTTCCGCTGCGTCCAGGCATGTGCGGTGAATACTCTTCATGATCGTGTGGAGGCGGTCGTCCACTTCCTCCCGCGCCCAGGCGAGTTTCATGCTGTTCTGGGTCATCTCCAGGCCCGATGTGGCGACTCCACCCGCATTGGAAGCCTTGCCCGGGGCAAAGAGAATTCCATGTTCCTTGAATACCTGTACGGCCTCGGGGGCGCAGGGCATGTTCGCTCCCTCCGCCACACAGATGCATCCGCCTTTCGCCAGGGCAATGGCATGCTCCTTGTCGAGCTCGTTCTGGGTGGCGCATGGGATCGCGACGTCCACCTTGAGACCCAGATCCTTGATTACGTCCCACACGCTGTTGCCGATATAGCATACCGAGTCCTTGTACCTGTCGGCATACTCGCTGATTCTGCCTCGTTTCACATTTTTGAGGTCCATTACGTACTCGCATTTTTCGCGGTCCACGCCGGCTTCATCGATGATGGTCGAGCTGGAATCGCACAGGGTGACCACTTTGCCGCCAAGCTGGTTGACCTTTTCGATTGCGTACTGGGCCACGTTCCCCGACCCGCTTACCGCCACGGATTTGCCCCTGAAGTCGAGCCCCTTCGTGGCGAGCATTTCGGCCGCGAAGTAGACGCAGCCATAACCGGTCGCCTCCGGCCTGATAAGGCTTCCACCGTACTCGAGGCGCTTCCCGGTGAGAACTCCCGTATGCTCGTTCATTATCTTCTTGTAGTAGCCGTACATGTATCCTATTTCCCTGGCTCCCACGCCTATGTCGCCGGCGGGCACGTCGGTGTCCGGCCCTATATGCCTGTAAAGCTCCCTCATGAAGGCGTGGCAGAATCTCATCACTTCATTGTCCGATTTTCCCTTGGGATCGAAATCGGCCCCTCCCTTTGCCCCTCCCATGGGAAGGGTGGTGAGGGAATTCTTGAATATCTGCTCGAAACCGAGGAATTTCATGATGCTCAGGTTCACCGAAGGGTGAAAGCGAAGTCCGCCCTTGTACGGGCCTATCGCATTGTTGAACTGGATCCTGAAGCCGCGGTTTACCTGGACCAGCCCCTTGTCGTCAACCCACGGGACCCTGAAGACCACCGTGCGGTCGGGCTCGACCAGACGCTCATATATTTTTGCCTTCACAAATTCCGGATGTTTTGCGGGCGTGGCCTCGAGGCTCTCGAAGACTTCCTCTGCAGCCTGGTGGAACTCAAATTCATAGGGGTCCCTGGCCTTGATCTTCTCCATTACATCGTTCAGCATCGACATATCCTGTATTACCTCCATTATTCATTTATCGTGGTGCTGTTTTCATGCGCCGCGAGAGACGGCGGGCAAGGTTTGACGCGCTTCCGGAAGCGCATCCCGGCGCCGTTCATCTCGTATTCATTCTGTTCATTTTCATTTAGCCTATTGCCCTCGGCAGTTATGTCGCCAAATGAGGTTTATATAGGAAAACAGATGGGGCGTACCCTTGACAATCAGGCATCACCTGTTTTGTACATAGGGTGTTCCATGATATCTTCTATGGGGCAAACCCCGATGGCCGACCCCAAGGAAGGGCTCTCCTCGACGGGAACACAGCCCTTTCGCGGGTTTTCGGCGCCCTGCAGGTCAGGCGCCGGCGTCTCAACCTTCCCTTCGGGACTTGTGGGACATCCTGTTACTGATCTTGGCGGTCTATCGGTTTTTCCCCTATGCGGCCATGGCAGCATTCGTGGTTCCGGCGATCAGGAAAAGGAAGAAAGAACCGGGTTTGGTGTGCAGGGAGAGGGGGAAGTCCGATCAGGTGCTCTTCTGCACCCACTGGAGCGCGTATTTCAGGAGGTCCATTCCGCTCGTGAGTCTGAGCTTCTCCTTGATGTGCGCCCTGTAAGACTCTATAGTTTTCACGCTGAGGTGGAGTTCCTCCGCGATATGTCTCGTACTCATGCCCTGGCCTATGAGGTGGAAGACGGACATCTCGCGGTCACTCAGGAGATCGAGGGGGGAAGCTGCGCTTTTCGGCTCGCCTTCCACCAGTTTTTCGAGCATTTTCGTGGCGATCGCGCTGCTCACGAAGATCTCGCCCGCGAGGATGCGCCGGATCGCGGTCAGAACCTTTTCCACGGCTTCCTGCTTCATGATATAGCCCCTGGCCCCGGAGCGAAGGGCCCGCTCCGCGAACAGGGCCTCATCGTGCATGGAAACCACAAGGGCAGGAAGGTCCTCATATTTCAGCTTTATGTTCTTGATGAGCTCTACCCCATCGACGCCCGGCAGGGAAATGTCGATGATCACCATGTCGGGGCTGAGGCTTTCAATGAGCTCCATGGCTTTGCGTGCGTCTCCGGCCTCTCCGGCCACCACGAGGTCTTGCTCCTGATTGATGAGCATGGCGAGCCCCTTTCGCAGGATGGGATGGTCATCCACTATCACTATCTTCTTCGTGCCTGCCCTGTGCCCTGGATTCGTCCTCATCTCCATTTTCGTCGATCCTCCTCTTTTTCCTTCGCGTTGCCGCCATCCTCGAATGTGCAGACCACGAGCGCGCCCCCTTCAGGGCCGTCTCCGATGTTGAGCGAGGCCCCTATCACCGATGCGCGATAGTTCATAATATTCAAGCCGATCCCATTGCTGCGGCTCACGGTGTTGGCAAATCCCACGCCGTCGTCCTTGACGGAGAGGACGTTCTGCCTCCCCTCTTTCCTGAAGCGGATGGTCACCGTCCCGGCCCGGCCGTGTTTTACCGCGTTGCTCAGGGCCTCCTGGACAATCCTGTACAGGTGGAGGGCCGCCTCGCTGTCACCGGGGAGGATCGGATCCTCGAACTCGACGATGCATTTGATGTTAA is part of the Syntrophorhabdaceae bacterium genome and harbors:
- the gdhA gene encoding NADP-specific glutamate dehydrogenase, producing MLNDVMEKIKARDPYEFEFHQAAEEVFESLEATPAKHPEFVKAKIYERLVEPDRTVVFRVPWVDDKGLVQVNRGFRIQFNNAIGPYKGGLRFHPSVNLSIMKFLGFEQIFKNSLTTLPMGGAKGGADFDPKGKSDNEVMRFCHAFMRELYRHIGPDTDVPAGDIGVGAREIGYMYGYYKKIMNEHTGVLTGKRLEYGGSLIRPEATGYGCVYFAAEMLATKGLDFRGKSVAVSGSGNVAQYAIEKVNQLGGKVVTLCDSSSTIIDEAGVDREKCEYVMDLKNVKRGRISEYADRYKDSVCYIGNSVWDVIKDLGLKVDVAIPCATQNELDKEHAIALAKGGCICVAEGANMPCAPEAVQVFKEHGILFAPGKASNAGGVATSGLEMTQNSMKLAWAREEVDDRLHTIMKSIHRTCLDAAEEYGRKGDYSAGANIAGFLKVANAMLAYGVV
- a CDS encoding response regulator transcription factor, producing MEMRTNPGHRAGTKKIVIVDDHPILRKGLAMLINQEQDLVVAGEAGDARKAMELIESLSPDMVIIDISLPGVDGVELIKNIKLKYEDLPALVVSMHDEALFAERALRSGARGYIMKQEAVEKVLTAIRRILAGEIFVSSAIATKMLEKLVEGEPKSAASPLDLLSDREMSVFHLIGQGMSTRHIAEELHLSVKTIESYRAHIKEKLRLTSGMDLLKYALQWVQKST